From one Nothobranchius furzeri strain GRZ-AD chromosome 2, NfurGRZ-RIMD1, whole genome shotgun sequence genomic stretch:
- the LOC139062604 gene encoding uncharacterized protein yields METVSVFGTRKKSATKPDNEQKEEEQEEIMELSASEDFLSDSSHDLDSDYIPSAPPSSEDELTFSQPKLMKTHDALKNPGKTSLSQSYVHEQKTLMDSGKSNEALDMHYNADTEEENPEEYEDDEEPDILTQRPTRAEPSDDHRQTAGKRVTYRGKGPGKKVEPAEDSDDQGEPLSQCSKYAEPSEDIKKKYKIGTYKVKRSRKIVESPEDSHDETAQDQAELLSQSSKSAEPTEGFKKKKKTGTYKGKRPRKIVESAEDSDDQAKLLSQSSKSAETTEGFKKKKKTELDQLLLTKQGVKKRPWSSAEKAAVWRQLGKYITLETIPGKVP; encoded by the exons ATAATGAGCAGAAGGAAGAAGAACAGGAAGAGATAATG GAGCTTTCTGCTTCAGAGGACTTTCTCTCAGACTCCAGCCATGATTTGGACAGTGATTATATCCCATCAGCTCCTCCTTCCTCAGAGGATGAACTAACCTTTTCGCAGCCTAAGCTCATGAAGACACATGATGCATTAAAAAACCCTGGCAAAACCTCTCTCAGCCAAAGCTATGTTCATGAACAGAAGACACTGATGGACAGTGGTAAAAGTAATGAAGCTCTGGACATGCATTACAATGCAGATACTGAGGAAGAAAATCCGGAGGAATATGAAGATGATGAGG AACCTGACATTCTGACTCAGAGGCCCACAAGAGCAGAACCATCAGATGATCACAGACAGACAGCAGGAAAAAGAG TGACGTACAGAGGAAAAGGGCCAGGGAAGAAGGTTGAACCAGCTGAAGATTCAGATG aTCAGGGAGAACCACTGAGCCAGTGCTCAAAATATGCAGAACCATCAGAGGACATCAAGAAGAAATATAAGATAG GTACCTACAAAGTAAAAAGGTCAAGAAAGATTGTTGAATCACCTGAAGATTCACATGATGAGACAGCACAAG atcagGCAGAACTGTTGAGCCAAAGCTCCAAATCTGCAGAACCAACAGAGGGcttcaagaagaaaaagaagacag GGACCTACAAAGGAAAAAGGCCAAGAAAGATTGTTGAATCAGCTGAAGATTCAGATG atcagGCAAAACTGTTGAGCCAAAGCTCCAAATCTGCAGAAACAACAGAGGGcttcaagaagaaaaagaagacag AACTGGATCAGCTTCTTCTCACCAAACAAGGGGTGAAAAAAAGGCCTTGGAGTTCAGCTGAGAAAGCAGCAGTATGGCGACAGCTTGGAAAGTACATAACCTTAGAGACCATTCCTGGTAAAGTACCTTAA